A single region of the Pararhodospirillum photometricum DSM 122 genome encodes:
- a CDS encoding beta strand repeat-containing protein: MSAADARELTGTQLGALTTAQSAALGTAALAGLTSTHISGLTTAQVAALGTAQIQALGTTQTSALSTAQVAALTTAQMGVLTTTAVAGLSKTLVGALTTAQVASLGTTALVALSSAQVAGLGSAQVAALTTDQLNSLSTTDMRELTETQVKALSTAQITALSSTNLGALTSLQSAALGATQVAALTTDQLNALSTLDVRELTNTQVAALGTAQLAALSTANVVALSSAQVAALTTAQVQALTTDQINALGTADLAELSKTQVGALSTAQIAGLGTATLAALTSSQVSGLGTAQLGALTTTQLASLSAADAREFGSSQMAALGTAQVASLSSAALGGLTKTQVGGLTTAQIAALGTAQVAGLGSAQVAALGATQVQALSTDQLGALATSALAALTATQVAALSTTQVAGLSTATLSALSSAQMGGLTSGQIQALSTAQVSALTTAEIRDLSATQLGRLTTAQVAALSSTALSGLTKTQVAGLSTVQIAALGSDQIQSLGTAQMSALSETQVKALTTAQVAALGTVGVAGLSKTQVGALAATQMGSLGTAALSALTSAQVAGLGSAQMAGLTTDQLNSLSTADIRELSVTQIAALTTAQLSALSTANLSALTSAQSAGLTTAQIRALASDQINALSTADIAELTKTQVAALSTDQLSSLSTTNLAALSSSQMAGLATGQVGALTTAQLSALSSTDLREWSATQVGALSTAQVSGLTSAALASLTKTQVAGLSAAQLGALGTDQVQGLGTAQISALSTLQIRGLTTAQMGALATSTVAALTATQVAALSTSQVAGLGTTVLSAFSSAQVGALSTAQVQALTTTQLAGLTTADVAELSKTQVGALTTTQIAGLATRALSALSSTQVAAFGSAQIQALSTDQLSSLSTNDIRELTTAQVTALATAQLAGLSTAHLAALSTAQANALTSGQVAALTTAQLNAWLSALS; this comes from the coding sequence TTGTCGGCGGCCGATGCCCGTGAACTGACCGGGACCCAACTGGGCGCCCTGACCACCGCCCAAAGTGCCGCTCTGGGCACCGCCGCGCTGGCCGGCTTGACCAGTACCCACATCAGTGGCCTGACCACGGCCCAGGTGGCGGCCTTGGGGACCGCGCAGATCCAGGCGCTGGGCACCACCCAGACCAGCGCCTTGTCTACCGCCCAGGTGGCGGCGCTGACCACCGCTCAGATGGGCGTCTTGACCACCACTGCCGTGGCCGGGCTGTCCAAGACCCTGGTGGGGGCTCTGACCACGGCGCAAGTCGCGAGCCTGGGGACCACCGCCCTGGTCGCCTTGTCCTCGGCTCAAGTGGCCGGCTTGGGCTCCGCCCAGGTGGCGGCCCTGACCACCGATCAGTTGAACAGCCTGAGCACAACGGACATGCGCGAGCTGACCGAAACCCAGGTTAAGGCCCTGAGCACGGCCCAGATCACCGCCTTGTCCTCGACCAACCTGGGGGCGCTGACGAGCCTCCAGAGCGCCGCCCTTGGCGCCACCCAGGTGGCGGCCCTGACCACCGACCAGTTGAACGCCCTGTCCACCCTTGATGTGCGCGAGCTGACCAACACCCAGGTGGCGGCCTTGGGCACTGCCCAACTGGCGGCTTTGTCCACGGCCAACGTGGTGGCGCTGTCCAGTGCCCAGGTGGCGGCCCTGACCACGGCCCAGGTTCAGGCGCTGACCACCGATCAGATCAACGCTCTCGGCACGGCCGATCTGGCCGAGTTGAGCAAGACCCAGGTCGGCGCCCTGTCTACGGCCCAGATCGCCGGGCTGGGCACCGCGACCCTGGCGGCCCTGACCAGCTCCCAAGTCTCTGGCCTGGGGACGGCCCAACTGGGCGCCCTGACCACCACCCAACTGGCCTCGCTGTCGGCCGCTGATGCCAGGGAGTTCGGCTCCAGCCAGATGGCGGCGCTGGGCACGGCCCAGGTAGCCAGCCTGAGTTCGGCCGCACTGGGCGGCCTGACCAAGACCCAGGTGGGGGGCCTGACCACGGCGCAGATCGCCGCGTTGGGCACCGCGCAGGTTGCGGGGCTCGGCTCGGCGCAGGTTGCGGCCCTGGGAGCCACCCAGGTTCAGGCCTTGTCCACCGACCAGTTGGGCGCCTTGGCCACCAGTGCCCTCGCGGCTCTGACGGCCACCCAAGTGGCCGCCCTGAGCACCACTCAGGTGGCGGGTCTGAGCACGGCCACCCTTTCGGCGCTCTCCAGCGCCCAGATGGGGGGGCTGACCTCGGGCCAGATCCAGGCTCTGTCCACCGCGCAGGTGAGTGCCCTGACGACGGCGGAAATCCGCGACCTGAGCGCCACCCAACTGGGACGCCTGACCACGGCCCAGGTAGCGGCGTTGAGTTCCACCGCGCTCTCGGGCTTGACCAAGACCCAGGTCGCAGGCTTGAGCACGGTTCAGATCGCGGCTTTGGGGTCGGACCAGATCCAGTCCCTGGGGACGGCGCAGATGTCCGCCCTTAGCGAGACCCAGGTGAAGGCCTTGACCACCGCACAAGTGGCGGCCCTGGGCACGGTCGGGGTGGCCGGGTTGTCCAAGACCCAGGTCGGCGCGCTGGCCGCCACCCAGATGGGGAGCCTGGGGACGGCCGCCCTCTCGGCCCTGACTTCGGCCCAGGTGGCCGGCCTGGGGTCGGCGCAAATGGCGGGTCTGACCACCGACCAGCTCAACAGCCTGAGCACGGCAGATATTCGCGAACTGAGCGTGACCCAGATTGCGGCTCTGACCACGGCCCAGCTCTCGGCCCTGTCCACGGCCAACCTTTCGGCCCTGACCTCGGCCCAGAGCGCCGGCCTGACCACGGCCCAGATCCGGGCCCTGGCGTCCGACCAGATCAACGCCTTGAGCACGGCGGACATTGCCGAGCTGACCAAGACCCAGGTTGCTGCCCTGAGCACCGATCAGCTCTCGAGCTTGTCCACAACCAACCTTGCGGCGCTGTCCAGTAGCCAGATGGCGGGCCTCGCGACCGGGCAGGTGGGAGCCCTGACCACGGCCCAACTGTCGGCGCTGTCAAGCACCGACCTTCGGGAATGGAGCGCGACCCAGGTGGGCGCCCTGAGCACGGCCCAGGTGAGCGGTTTGACCTCAGCGGCGCTTGCGTCCTTGACCAAGACTCAGGTTGCCGGCCTCAGCGCCGCCCAGCTTGGCGCGTTGGGCACGGATCAGGTCCAGGGCTTGGGCACCGCTCAGATCAGCGCCCTGTCTACGCTTCAGATCCGCGGGTTGACCACGGCTCAGATGGGGGCTCTGGCCACCAGCACCGTGGCGGCGCTGACGGCAACCCAGGTTGCGGCCTTGAGCACCAGTCAGGTGGCGGGGCTGGGGACCACCGTTTTGTCGGCCTTCTCCAGCGCCCAGGTGGGGGCCCTGTCCACCGCCCAGGTGCAGGCCTTGACGACCACCCAACTCGCCGGCCTGACCACGGCCGACGTGGCGGAGTTGTCCAAGACCCAGGTTGGAGCCTTGACCACGACCCAAATCGCCGGTCTGGCCACCCGGGCCCTGTCGGCGCTCTCCAGCACCCAAGTCGCGGCGTTCGGCTCTGCCCAAATCCAGGCCCTGAGCACCGATCAGTTGAGCAGCCTGTCCACCAACGATATCCGTGAGCTGACCACCGCCCAGGTCACGGCCCTTGCCACCGCCCAGCTCGCGGGTCTTTCCACGGCCCATCTGGCCGCCCTGAGCACCGCGCAGGCCAACGCCCTGACGTCGGGCCAAGTGGCGGCGTTGACCACGGCGCAGCTCAATGCTTGGTTGTCTGCGCTGAGTTGA
- a CDS encoding methyl-accepting chemotaxis protein, producing the protein MTGLFISIRARIALPLLAVTLLGLGGLVALVSHVQFNSEESHALALMRGEAQGQAQNVAREIDQAVTTARTNARWMASFLSAGSLDRAALGQAMRSVLAANPGITGVYYGLEPNADGQDERYAGTPLGDAQGRLLLYAFRNGSSIGLETTPLTGDPAEQAWYYRPIHENREAITPPYLFEVEGVSKLMTTVVVPVVAKDRPVGVATCDLDLREVQATLAALHPLGTGFASLVSADGQWVAHPDPQRLGKPVDEPWVQTLLQGLAAGQGGEAAYVDPATGQARQAVMVPVRFGRAPETWGFIISVPQETILAQAIATRTTLLGVASGLTLVVCVLALGIGQALSRPIRALTTAMSRLAQGDTTVEIPLVGRRDELGAMGQAVQVFKENALAMDALRAREQEIKARADAEKRHLTLEMAQSFETGVGGLIRTLGEAAGAMDRVARGLAQTASSVSDDSEQVLDSAQETSANVQTVASATEQLTASIGEIAGQVERARGIAEEAAAQAEANQTLMGRLDGATARIDEVVRLIEQIAGQTNLLALNATIEAARAGEAGKGFAVVAGEVKALAGQTARATSEIAQQVGGVQEATREAVAAIGAITETICVIREIAAQIAGAVQQQSAATQEISRSVQQAACGTETLTQGIALVRTSVSRTGQDSQEVLAAAQSLLREAEGLNKRVDDFLGVLRAA; encoded by the coding sequence GTGACTGGACTCTTTATATCCATTCGCGCCCGTATCGCCCTGCCTCTCCTCGCTGTAACGCTGCTGGGTCTTGGCGGACTGGTCGCTCTGGTCAGTCACGTTCAGTTTAACAGCGAGGAAAGCCATGCTCTCGCCCTGATGCGCGGTGAGGCGCAGGGCCAGGCGCAAAACGTGGCGCGCGAGATTGATCAAGCCGTGACCACGGCGCGCACCAATGCCCGCTGGATGGCCTCTTTCTTGTCCGCGGGTTCCCTTGACCGCGCTGCCCTGGGCCAGGCCATGCGCAGCGTTCTTGCGGCCAATCCAGGCATCACCGGCGTTTATTATGGCCTGGAACCCAATGCCGATGGCCAGGACGAGCGCTATGCCGGAACCCCTTTGGGCGATGCGCAAGGCCGGTTGCTGCTGTATGCCTTTCGGAACGGCAGCAGCATCGGGTTGGAAACCACACCGCTGACCGGCGATCCCGCCGAGCAGGCTTGGTATTACCGGCCGATCCACGAAAACCGCGAGGCCATTACCCCCCCCTATCTCTTCGAGGTGGAGGGGGTGAGCAAACTCATGACCACCGTGGTGGTGCCCGTGGTGGCGAAGGACCGTCCCGTGGGGGTGGCCACCTGCGATCTTGACCTTCGGGAAGTTCAGGCCACCCTGGCCGCCTTGCATCCTCTGGGGACCGGCTTTGCCAGCTTGGTGTCGGCCGATGGCCAATGGGTGGCCCATCCCGACCCCCAGCGCTTGGGCAAGCCGGTGGACGAGCCCTGGGTCCAGACCTTGCTTCAGGGGTTGGCGGCAGGGCAGGGGGGGGAAGCGGCTTATGTCGATCCCGCCACCGGGCAGGCCCGCCAAGCGGTCATGGTGCCGGTACGCTTCGGCCGGGCGCCCGAGACCTGGGGGTTCATCATCAGTGTGCCGCAGGAGACCATTCTGGCCCAGGCCATCGCAACCCGCACCACCCTTTTGGGAGTCGCATCGGGGCTGACTTTGGTCGTGTGTGTCCTGGCCCTAGGGATCGGACAGGCTTTGTCGCGTCCGATCCGCGCCCTGACCACCGCCATGTCTCGGCTGGCCCAAGGCGATACCACGGTGGAGATCCCCTTGGTCGGGCGTCGGGACGAACTGGGGGCGATGGGACAGGCCGTTCAGGTCTTCAAGGAAAACGCTCTTGCCATGGACGCCCTGCGGGCCCGGGAGCAAGAGATCAAAGCGCGCGCCGATGCTGAAAAGCGCCACCTGACCTTGGAGATGGCCCAGTCCTTTGAAACAGGGGTGGGCGGGTTGATTCGAACGCTGGGCGAGGCGGCCGGCGCCATGGATCGGGTGGCCCGCGGACTGGCTCAAACCGCCTCCTCGGTCAGTGATGACTCGGAGCAGGTGCTGGACTCGGCTCAGGAAACCTCGGCCAATGTCCAGACCGTGGCCTCGGCTACCGAGCAACTCACCGCGTCCATCGGCGAGATCGCCGGGCAGGTCGAGCGGGCGCGCGGTATCGCCGAGGAAGCCGCCGCCCAGGCCGAAGCCAACCAGACCCTCATGGGCCGCCTGGATGGCGCTACGGCCCGGATCGACGAGGTGGTGCGCCTGATTGAACAGATCGCGGGCCAAACCAACCTGCTTGCCCTGAATGCCACCATCGAGGCAGCCCGGGCCGGTGAGGCGGGCAAGGGGTTTGCCGTCGTCGCCGGCGAGGTCAAGGCCCTGGCCGGCCAGACCGCCCGCGCCACCAGCGAAATCGCCCAGCAGGTCGGGGGTGTCCAGGAGGCCACCCGCGAGGCCGTGGCCGCTATTGGCGCGATTACCGAAACGATCTGCGTGATTCGCGAGATTGCCGCCCAGATCGCTGGGGCCGTCCAGCAGCAAAGCGCCGCGACCCAGGAGATTTCGCGCAGCGTGCAGCAAGCCGCCTGCGGCACCGAAACCCTGACCCAGGGCATCGCCCTGGTCAGGACGTCGGTCAGCCGGACCGGCCAGGATTCGCAAGAGGTTCTGGCCGCCGCTCAATCCTTGTTGCGCGAGGCCGAGGGGCTCAACAAGAGGGTGGACGACTTTCTCGGGGTGCTGCGCGCCGCTTGA
- a CDS encoding site-specific integrase: MSLYKPQGSKFWHFDFVLRGRRFHGSTKTESKTAAREVEAREREIARRSLLLGERPKITIDQCFARYYQEVSEHKPVAGDDFRDMARLIKLLGPSTFMSDIDDAKVASLVAQRRGALKRGRGTETVSARRVNADVELLRRIWRRAARVWKADVGAMPDWASHLLPVSDERVRELSEDEEKRLFAALRSDYHPLVYTAMRLGIRCAGLRGLTWADVDLPNARXFFVNKGSAGRPGRRVAKPIPTDVLAVIAGELGKHSTYVFTYEAKKQRGDRCRGDRVPFTRDGWRKAWAAALEAAGIDDFRFHDLRHTAASRIVRATGNLKLAQELLDHTTITMTARYAHITDDELRRGLEAALSRKTPEAIPGPTNNALIDKKKLA; encoded by the coding sequence ATGTCGCTCTACAAGCCACAGGGCTCGAAATTCTGGCACTTCGACTTCGTCCTCAGGGGCCGTCGTTTTCACGGATCTACTAAGACAGAGAGCAAAACGGCCGCCAGGGAGGTAGAAGCGCGGGAAAGGGAGATCGCAAGACGATCTCTCCTGCTAGGCGAGAGACCGAAAATCACTATTGATCAGTGTTTTGCTCGTTATTACCAAGAAGTTTCAGAGCACAAGCCTGTCGCTGGTGACGATTTTAGGGATATGGCCCGACTAATAAAGCTGCTCGGCCCATCAACATTCATGTCTGACATTGACGATGCCAAGGTGGCCAGCCTTGTTGCTCAACGCCGGGGCGCCCTTAAAAGGGGGAGGGGCACCGAAACGGTCTCAGCCCGCCGAGTGAACGCCGATGTGGAATTGCTCCGGCGCATTTGGCGTCGAGCCGCGCGCGTCTGGAAGGCCGACGTCGGCGCGATGCCGGATTGGGCGAGCCATCTCCTCCCTGTTTCCGACGAAAGAGTGCGGGAGCTGTCGGAAGACGAAGAAAAGCGCCTATTCGCAGCACTCAGGAGCGACTACCACCCACTGGTCTACACAGCCATGCGGCTCGGCATTCGCTGCGCCGGCCTGCGGGGGCTAACATGGGCCGACGTTGACCTGCCGAATGCTCGCAWTTTTTTCGTCAATAAAGGATCGGCGGGCCGACCAGGGCGCAGGGTCGCAAAGCCGATCCCGACCGACGTTCTCGCGGTTATCGCGGGAGAACTGGGAAAGCACTCAACTTACGTCTTCACTTACGAGGCTAAAAAGCAGCGGGGAGACCGGTGCCGAGGGGACCGCGTGCCGTTTACTCGCGACGGGTGGCGCAAGGCCTGGGCAGCGGCGCTTGAGGCTGCGGGAATTGACGATTTCCGATTCCACGATTTAAGGCACACCGCCGCAAGCCGGATTGTGCGGGCGACGGGGAACCTTAAGCTCGCTCAAGAACTCTTGGATCACACCACAATCACAATGACCGCTCGCTATGCCCACATCACGGATGATGAGCTGCGCCGGGGGCTAGAGGCTGCCTTGTCCCGAAAAACTCCCGAAGCCATTCCCGGGCCAACAAACAACGCGTTGATTGATAAGAAGAAACTGGCTTAG
- a CDS encoding helix-turn-helix domain-containing protein, producing MTESCGENESDTPRTVAGERLYSVEQIASMYRIDRSTVTHHMDKGDLPYMLFGRRTRRCSEADLRAFEQALRVLAEREREQKNGGGTCRSTSHRARNSGTSTSSSGAVVFTDLLRQRAKRPPGR from the coding sequence ATGACTGAGTCATGCGGTGAAAACGAGAGCGACACCCCCCGCACCGTGGCGGGGGAGCGTCTTTACTCCGTCGAGCAAATCGCCTCGATGTACCGAATAGATCGGAGCACGGTGACGCACCACATGGACAAGGGCGATCTGCCGTATATGCTTTTTGGGCGACGGACCCGCCGATGCTCAGAGGCCGACCTTCGGGCCTTCGAGCAGGCGCTTCGCGTGCTGGCGGAGCGAGAGCGTGAGCAGAAAAATGGAGGCGGCACATGTCGCTCTACAAGCCACAGGGCTCGAAATTCTGGCACTTCGACTTCGTCCTCAGGGGCCGTCGTTTTCACGGATCTACTAAGACAGAGAGCAAAACGGCCGCCAGGGAGGTAG
- a CDS encoding DUF4326 domain-containing protein produces the protein MTDRPARIQRLRAKGWRMPPDTVYVGRPTIWGNHFVVDPSRAVDHPDWRRNVDFWSVWPVSDAATAVQAYREMVLAQWWFQELIPGLRGRNLACWCPLDQPCHADVLLEIANSPIGKDVTND, from the coding sequence ATGACTGACCGCCCCGCCAGGATCCAGCGCCTCCGCGCCAAGGGCTGGCGCATGCCGCCGGACACGGTCTACGTTGGGCGACCGACGATATGGGGGAACCATTTTGTGGTCGATCCCAGCCGAGCGGTTGATCACCCAGATTGGCGCCGTAACGTTGATTTCTGGAGCGTGTGGCCCGTCTCAGATGCCGCCACCGCCGTCCAGGCCTACCGCGAAATGGTGCTTGCTCAATGGTGGTTCCAAGAGCTCATTCCCGGGCTTCGCGGCAGAAATCTTGCCTGTTGGTGCCCACTGGACCAACCGTGTCATGCCGACGTTCTGTTGGAGATCGCTAATTCTCCGATCGGGAAGGACGTGACGAATGACTGA
- the rpmI gene encoding 50S ribosomal protein L35, with the protein MPKMKTKSAVKKRFSLTGTGKVRVKVGYKSHLLSNKGTKMKRQARGTFILCDADEKIIKKYMPYG; encoded by the coding sequence ATGCCCAAAATGAAGACCAAGAGCGCGGTGAAGAAGCGCTTCAGCCTCACCGGTACCGGCAAGGTCCGCGTCAAGGTCGGCTACAAGAGCCACCTGCTGTCCAACAAGGGCACGAAGATGAAGCGCCAGGCGCGCGGCACCTTCATTCTGTGCGACGCCGACGAAAAGATCATCAAGAAGTACATGCCTTACGGTTGA
- the rplT gene encoding 50S ribosomal protein L20: MSRATNAKTNHARHKKILDLAKGYRGRNSTNYRIAIEKVEKGLQYAYRDRRNKKREFRALWIQRINAGARLHGLTYSRFMDGLNKAGIELDRKILADLAVREPEAFAALVSQAQAALQDAA; this comes from the coding sequence ATGTCCCGCGCGACAAACGCCAAAACCAATCACGCCCGCCACAAGAAAATTCTTGATCTGGCCAAGGGCTATCGTGGCCGTAACTCGACCAACTACCGCATTGCGATTGAAAAGGTCGAGAAGGGTCTGCAATACGCCTACCGCGACCGCCGCAACAAGAAGCGCGAGTTCCGCGCCCTGTGGATCCAGCGTATCAACGCCGGCGCCCGCCTGCACGGCCTGACCTACAGCCGTTTCATGGACGGCCTCAACAAGGCCGGCATCGAGCTGGACCGCAAGATCCTGGCCGATCTCGCCGTGCGCGAGCCCGAGGCGTTTGCCGCCCTGGTCAGCCAAGCCCAAGCGGCGCTCCAGGACGCGGCCTGA
- the pheS gene encoding phenylalanine--tRNA ligase subunit alpha — translation MDTPDTDLRASLLAAIAAADSLEALEALRVSALGKKGQVTSLMKTLGGMDPETRKTAGQALNALKDEIAAALDARKATLADAALSERLARERVDVTLAPRDEPDGALHPISQTWEEVVAIFAQMGFAVAEGPEIEDDFHNFTALNFPPGHPARDMHDTFFLPRRADGTRHLLRTHTSPVQIRTMLGQKPPIRILAPGRTYRCDSDMTHTPMFHQFEGLVIDKATHFGHLKGCLSEFVEAYFEVEAVPMRFRPSFFPFTEPSAEVDIGCSRKGGELRIGAGDDWLEILGCGMVHPNVLRACGLDPEEYQGFAFGMGLERIAMLKYGIPDLRTFFESDLRWLRHYGFASLDVPTVQGGLSR, via the coding sequence ATGGACACCCCCGACACCGACCTGCGCGCTTCCCTGCTCGCGGCCATCGCGGCCGCCGACTCCCTGGAGGCCCTGGAGGCGCTGCGCGTCTCTGCCCTGGGCAAGAAGGGGCAGGTCACTTCCTTGATGAAGACCCTGGGCGGCATGGACCCCGAGACCCGCAAGACCGCCGGTCAGGCCCTCAACGCCTTGAAAGACGAGATCGCCGCCGCCCTCGACGCCCGCAAGGCCACCTTGGCCGATGCCGCCCTCTCTGAACGCCTCGCCCGCGAGCGCGTCGATGTGACCTTGGCGCCGCGCGACGAGCCCGACGGCGCCTTGCACCCCATCAGCCAGACCTGGGAAGAAGTGGTGGCCATCTTCGCCCAGATGGGCTTCGCGGTGGCCGAGGGCCCGGAGATCGAAGACGATTTCCATAACTTCACCGCCCTCAACTTCCCGCCCGGCCACCCGGCGCGCGATATGCACGATACCTTCTTCCTGCCCCGGCGGGCCGACGGCACCCGGCATCTGCTGCGCACCCATACCTCGCCGGTGCAGATCCGCACCATGCTGGGCCAGAAGCCGCCGATCCGCATTCTGGCCCCGGGGCGCACCTATCGCTGCGACTCCGATATGACGCACACGCCGATGTTCCACCAGTTCGAAGGACTGGTGATCGACAAGGCCACCCACTTCGGCCACCTCAAGGGCTGCCTGTCCGAGTTCGTCGAGGCCTACTTCGAGGTCGAGGCGGTGCCCATGCGCTTTCGCCCCAGCTTCTTCCCCTTCACCGAACCCTCGGCCGAGGTGGACATCGGCTGCTCGCGCAAGGGCGGCGAGCTGCGCATCGGTGCCGGCGACGATTGGCTGGAAATCCTGGGCTGCGGCATGGTCCACCCCAACGTCCTGCGGGCCTGCGGCCTGGATCCCGAGGAATACCAGGGCTTTGCCTTCGGCATGGGCCTGGAGCGCATCGCCATGCTGAAATACGGCATCCCCGACCTGCGCACCTTCTTCGAGTCCGACCTGCGCTGGCTGCGCCACTACGGCTTCGCCTCGCTTGATGTTCCCACCGTGCAAGGAGGGCTGTCCCGATGA